Proteins encoded in a region of the Phaenicophaeus curvirostris isolate KB17595 chromosome 20, BPBGC_Pcur_1.0, whole genome shotgun sequence genome:
- the ABCA2 gene encoding ATP-binding cassette sub-family A member 2 isoform X1, whose protein sequence is MGFLHQLHLLLWKNVTLKRRSPWVLAFEIFIPLVLFFILLGLRQKKPTIPVKEAFYTAAPLTSAGILPIMQSLCPDGQRDEFGFLQYSNSTVTQLLEHLSEAVEQSSLFDPQHPGLEEELESLRRRLEALSTSEPSPMETHFSSRAGSGFTLAWAAKDRGELHRFLTQNLSLPNSTAELLLGSSIDLREVYRLFFGSFPLGLDEGHEQDLWDRFGRGEKMTQLEQSLPSGWRSLREGLVHRVLRDPVAAPRRPALLRLLSQALGLASAAAAPTASDSPQALLTEMEGVLFTGPVLEQLTCEQSPATLRHLLRVAPAQQPLLQAYRVLACNGSGAARHERFTQLAAELRDQLDTPRIVSRLKLDEVNSTATQHRLRALLEDLVEMEKVLRDMDILSALAKLLPRGACASKAPSPTANSTGWAGANTTAGNTTAEEEGAGGPAGSDNPQGQFSAFVQLWAGLQPILCGNNRTIEPEALKQGNMSSLGFTSKEQRNLGLLVHLMTSNPKILYAPVGTEVDKVILKANETFAFVGNVTHYAKAWLNISPEIRAYLEEGRLQRRIRWLQQINADLHKHPEILNVSDNDVLHKFLSGNFSLPNASVLLQQLDAINNAACGWVHFMAKVSVDIFKGFPDEESIVNYTLNQAYQDNVTVFASVIFQTNRDGSLPPHVMYKIRQNSSFTEKTNEIRRAYWRPGPNTGGRFYFLYGFVWIQDMMERALINTFVGHDVVEPGNYVQMFPYPCYTRDDFLFVIEHMMPLCMVISWVYSVAMMIQHIVTEKEHRLKEVMKMMGLNNAVHWVAWFITGFVQLSISVTALTAILKYGKVLMHSDVLIIWLFLAIYAVATIMFCFLVSVLYSKAKLASACGGIIYFLSYVPYMYVAIREEVAHDKITAFEKCIASLMSTTAFGLGSKYFALYEVAGVGIQWHTFSQSPVEGDDFNLLLSMMMLIVDAVVYGVLTWYIEAVHPGMFGLPRPWYFPLQKSYWLGNGRVETWEWTWPWSRTTRLSIMEEDQACAMESRRLEETRGIEEEPTHLPLVVCIDKLTKVYKTDKKLALNKLSLNLYENQVVSFLGHNGAGKTTTMSILTGLFPPTSGSATIYGHDIRTEMDEIRKNLGMCPQHNVLFDRLTVEEHLWFYSQLKSMAEEEIRKEMDKMIEDLELSNKRHSLVQTLSGGMKRKLSVAIAFVGGSRAVILDEPTAGVDPYARRAIWDLILKYKPGRTILLSTHHMDEADLLGDRIAIISHGKLKCCGSPLFLKSTYGDGYKLTVVKKQSDTRNGTELGQSHSPPAHSSISPCSEPRVSQFIKKYVASCLLISDTNTELSYILPSEAVKKGCFERLFQHLEQSLEELDLTSFGLMDTTLEEVFLKVSEEDQSLENSDVDMKESKKDTLRHPAPELGLKPEANGEPLAEAMVPEKPEVELSNLVTGSKLAQSQASLHSASSVGSVRGDEGGAYSEFFGDYAPLFDNRQDPDNISLQEQEVEAEDNDLAGQGSFKLEGSWLKLRQFHGLIVKRFHCAKRNTKALFSQILLPAFFVCVAMTVALSVPEIGDLPPLILSPSQYHNYTQPKGNFIPYANEERREYRIRLSPDASPQQLVNTFHLPSGVGATCVLKTPFNNTLDQPMQTLNLNSNESKMLAAKYFDAMCIDSFTQGLPLSNFVPPPPSPAPSDYPVSVDEDLLRGWNSTTFSSAIKETATSAPALPRIVHEPIRCTCSMQGTGFSCPSGVGGHPPQMKVVTGDILADITGRNVSEYLLYTSDRFRLHRYGALTFGNVQKSIPASFGARAPATVRKIAVRRTAQVFYNNKGYHSMPTYLNALNNAILRANLPKSKGNPAAYGITVTNHPMNKTSASLSLDYLLQGTDVVIAIFIIVAMSFVPASFVVFLVAEKATKAKHLQFVSGCDPVIYWLANYVWDMLNYLVPATCCIIILFVFDLPAYTSPTNFPAVLSLFLLYGWSITPIMYPASFWFEVPSSAYVFLIVINLFIGITATVATFLLQLFEHDKDLKLVNSYLKSCFLVFPNYNLGHGLMEMAYNEYINEYYAKIGQFDKMKSPFEWDIVTRGLVAMTIEGFVGFFITIMCQYNFFRKPQRLPVSTKPIEDDIDVANERHRVLRGDADNDMLKIENLTKVYKSRKIGRILAVDRLCVGVRPGECFGLLGVNGAGKTTTFKMLTGDESTTGGEAFVNGHSILKELLQVQQSLGYCPQFDALFDELTAQEHLELYTRLRGIPWKDEERVVKWALKKLELTKYANKPASTYSGGNKRKLSTAIALIGYPAFIFLDEPTTGMDPKARRFLWNLILDVLKTGRSVVLTSHSMEECEALCTRLAIMVNGRLKCLGSIQHLKNRFGDGYMITVRTKSSLNIKEVVRFFNRNFPEAVLKERHHTKAQYQLKSDQISLAQVFSKMEQVVDVLGIEDYSVSQTTLDNVFVNFAKKQSDNLEQQETSPSCALQSPLERVLSLLRPRAAPTELRALVVEEQEDLETDDEGLISFEEERAQLSFNTDTLC, encoded by the exons TGGGTGCTGGCCTTTGAGATCTTCATCCCTCTGGTGCTCTTCTTCATTCTGCTGGGTCTGCGGCAGAAGAAGCCAACCATCCCTGTGAAGGAAG CTTTCTACACGGCGGCACCGCTCACCTCGGCTGGGATTCTGCCCATCATGCAGTCCCTCTGCCCTGATGGCCAGCGCGATGAGTTTGGCTTCCTGCAGTACTCCAACTCCAC GGTGACACAGCTCCTGGAGCACCTCAGCGAAGCggtggagcagagcagcctcTTTGACCCGCAGCacccagggctggaggaggagctggagtcGCTGCGCCGGCGCCTGGAAGCGCTCAGCACCAGCGAGCCCAGCCCCATGGAGACCCACTTCAGCAGCCGAGCAG GATCCGGCTTCACACTGGCGTGGGCAGCCAAGGACCGGGGGGAGTTGCACCGCTTCCTGACGCAGAACCTGTCCCTCCCCAACAGCACCGCTGAGCTGCTCCTGGGCTCCAGCATCGACCTgcgggag GTGTACCGCCTGTTTTTTGGTTCCTTTCCTTTGGGGCTTGACGAGGGCCATGAGCAAGACCTGTGGGATAGGTTTGGCCGTGGTGAGAAGATGACACAGCTGGAG CAGAGCCTCCCGAGCGGCTGGAGGAGCCTGCGGGAAGGGCTGGTGCACCGGGTGCTGCGGGACCCTGTGGCAGCCCCGCGCCGGCCAGCCCTGCTCCGCCTGCTCTCCCAGGCCCTGGGTCTCGCCAGTGCCGCCGCAGCACCCACCGCCTCTGACAGCCCCCAGGCCCTCCTCACCGAGATGGAG GGCGTCCTCTTCACCGGGCCGGTGCTGGAGCAGCTGACGTGTGAGCAGAGCCCCGCGACGCTGCGGCACCTCCTGCGCGTCGCCCCCGCGCAGCAGCCGCTGCTGCAGGCGTACCGGGTGCTCGCCTGCAACGGCAGTGGGGCTGCCCGCCACGAGCGCTTCACCCAGCTGGCAGCTGAGCTCCGGGACCAGCTTGACACCCCCAGGATCGTCAGCAGG CTGAAGCTGGATGAGGTGAACAGCACAGCCACCCAGCATCGTCTCCGTGCCCTCCTGGAGGAcctggtggagatggagaaggttCTCCGTGACATGGACATCCTCTCAGCGCTGGCCAAGCTGCTGCCCAGGGGAGCCTGTGCTAGCAAGGCCCCGTCACCCACAGCCAACAGCACCGGCTGGGCCGGCGCCAACACCACTGCCGGGAACACCACGGCagaggaggagggtgctgggggccCAGCCGGCAGTGACAACCCCCAGGGACAATTCTCTGCGTTCGTGCAGCTCTGGGCCGGActgcagcccatcctctgcGGCAACAACCG GACGATCGAGCCCGAGGCactgaagcaaggcaacatgagCTCACTGGGCTTCACCAGCAAGGAGCAGCGGAACCTGGGCCTCCTCGTGCATCTGATGACCAGCAACCCCAAAATCTTGTACGCGCCCGTGGGCACTGAAGTGGACAAGGTCATCCTGAAG GCCAATGAGACCTTCGCTTTTGTGGGCAACGTCACTCACTACGCCAAGGCATGGCTGAACATCTCCCCTGAGATCCGTGCATACCTGGAGGAGGGCCGGCTGCAGCGTCGCATCCGATGGCTCCAGCAG ATCAATGCCGACCTCCACAAGCACCCAGAGATCCTGAATGTCTCCGACAACGATGTTCTCCACAAATTCCTCAGTGGCAACTTCTCCCTGCCCAATGCAAGcgtcctgctccagcagctggaCGCCATCAACAATGCTGCCTGCGGCTGGGTCCACTTCATGGCCAAG gtCAGTGTGGACATCTTCAAAGGCTTCCCAGATGAGGAGAGCATCGTCAACTACACGCTGAACCAAGCCTACCAGGACAACGTCACCGTCTTTGCCA GTGTCATCTTCCAGACCAACAGGGACGGCTCGCTGCCTCCCCACGTCATGTACAAGATCCGACAGAACTCCAGCTTCACGGAGAAGACCAACGAGATCCGACGGGCGTATTGGCGGCCGGGCCCCAACACCGGCGGCCGCTTCTACTTCCTCTATGGCTTTGTCTGGATCCAAG acATGATGGAGCGTGCCCTCATCAACACGTTTGTTGGCCATGACGTGGTGGAGCCTGGCAACTATGTGCAGATGTTCCCCTACCCGTGTTATACCCGGGATGA CTTCCTCTTCGTCATTGAGCACATGATGCCCCTGTGCATGGTGATCTCCTGGGTCTACTCGGTGGCCATGATGATCCAGCACATTGTGACTGAGAAGGAGCATCGCCTGAAAGAG GTGATGAAGATGATGGGCTTGAACAATGCGGTACATTGGGTGGCTTGGTTCATCACTGGCTTCGTCCAGCTCTCCATCTCAGTCACAGCACTCACTGCCATCCTGAAGTACGGCAAGGTGCTGATGCACAGCGATGTCCTCATCATCTGGCTCTTCCTTGCCATCTACGCAGTGGCCACCATCATGTTCTG CTTCCTGGTGTCGGTGCTCTACTCCAAGGCCAAGTTGGCCTCTGCCTGCGGTGGCATCATCTATTTCCTCAGCTACGTGCCCTACATGTACGTGGCCATCCGGGAAGAGGTGGCGCATGACAAGATCACGGCCTTTGAGAAGTGCATTGCG TCCCTCATGTCCACCACAGCCTTTGGGCTGGGCTCTAAGTACTTCGCACTGTACGAGGTGGCCGGTGTGGGCATCCAGTGGCACACCTTCAGCCAGTCGCCCGTGGAAGGAGATGACTTCAACCTCTTGCTGTCCATGATGATGCTGATCGTGGATGCTGTGGTGTACGGAGTGCTCACGTGGTACATTGAGGCTGTGCACCCGG GGATGTTTGGTTTGCCGCGGCCGTGGTACTTCCCTCTCCAGAAGTCCTACTGGCTGGGCAACGGGCGAGTGGAGACCTGGGAGTGGACCTGGCCCTGGTCCCGCACCACCCGCCTCAGCATCATGGAGGAGGATCAGGCCTGTGCGATGGAGAGCCGACGGCTGG AGGAGACACGAGGCATCGAGGAGGAGCCAACCCACCTCCCCTTGGTCGTCTGCATCGACAAACTCACCAAGGTCTACAAGACGGACAAGAAGCTGGCGCTGAACAAGCTTAGCCTCAACCTTTACGAGAACCAGGTGGTGTCCTTCCTGGGGCACAATGGTGCAGGGAAAACCACCACCAT GTCCATCCTCACCGGCTTGTTCCCTCCAACCTCGGGCTCCGCTACCATCTATGGCCATGACATCCGGACGGAGATGGACGAGATCCGGAAGAATCTGGGCATGTGTCCTCAGCACAACGTGCTCTTCGACAGGCTGACGGTGGAGGAACACCTCTGGTTCTACTCACAACTCAAGAGCATGGCAGAGGAGGAGATCCGCAAGGAGATGGACAA gATGATTGAGGACCTGGAGCTCTCCAACAAACGCCACTCCCTGGTGCAAACCCTCTCAGGGGGCATGAAGAGGAAGCTGTCAGTGGCCATCGCGTTTGTGGGTGGGTCACGGGCCGTGATCTTGGATGAGCCCACGGCTGGTGTGGACCCGTACGCACGCAGGGCCATCTGGGACCTGATCCTCAAGTACAAGCCAG GGAGGACCATCCTGCTCTCCACTCACCACATGGACGAGGCTGACCTACTGGGTGACCGCATTGCCATCATCTCACATGGCAAGCTCAAGTGCTGTGGCTCTCCACTTTTCCTCAAGAGCACGTACGGCGACGGCTACAAGCTGACAGTGGTGAAGAAGCAGTCGGATACCAGGAACGGCACAG agctaGGCCAGTCGCACAGCCCTCCAGCCCACTCCTCCATCAGCCCTTGTTCTGAGCCCCGTGTCTCCCAGTTCATCAAGAAATACGTGGCCTCCTGCCTCCTCATCTCAGACACCAACACTGAACTCTCCTACATCCTGCCCAGTGAGGCTGTCAAGAAGGGCTGCTTTGAGAGGCTCTTCCAG CACTTGGAGCAgagcctggaggagctggaCCTCACCAGTTTCGGGCTGATGGACACCACGCTGGAGGAGGTTTTCCTGAAGGTGTCTGAGGAGGATCAGTCTCTGGAGAACAGCGACGTGG acATGAAGGAATCCAAGAAGGACACCCTGCGGCACCCGGCCCCCGAGCTGGGCCTGAAGCCTGAGGCCAACGGGGAGCCCCTGGCGGAAGCGATGGTGCCGGAGAAGCCTGAGGTGGAGCTCAGCAACCTGGTGACCGGCTCCAAGCTGGCACAGTCGCAGGCATCCCTGCACTCGGCCTCCTCGGTGGGCTCTGTGCGGGGCGATGAAGGTGGGGCTTATTCCGAGTTCTTTGGGGATTATGCGCCCCTGTTCGATAACCGGCAGGACCCCGATAACATCAGTCTGCAAG AGCAAGAGGTGGAGGCAGAGGACAATGACCTGGCTGGGCAGGGGAGCTTCAAGCTGGAGGGCTCATGGCTGAAGCTGCGCCAGTTCCACGGGCTGATCGTTAAACGCTTCCACTGTGCCAAGCGCAACACCAAGGCGCTCTTCTCGCAGATCCTCCTGCCTGCTTTCTTCGTCTGTGTGGCCATGACAGTGGCGCTCTCGGTGCCCGAGATAG GTGACCTGCCACCCCTCATCCTCTCGCCATCGCAGTACCACAACTACACCCAGCCCAAGGGCAACTTCATTCCGTACGCCAATGAGGAGCGGCGTGAGTACCG CATCCGGCTGTCTCCCGATGCCAGCCCCCAACAGCTGGTGAACACCTTCCACCTGCCCTCCGGCGTGGGGGCCACCTGCGTGCTGAAGACACCTTTCAACAACACGCTGGACCAGCCCATGCAGACCCTCAACCTCAACAGCAACGAGTCCAAGATGCTGGCGGCCAAGTACTTCGATGCCATGTGCATCGACTCCTTCACCCAGGGCCTGCCGCTCTCCAACTTTGTGccaccacctccatcccctgcTCCATCTGACTACCCCGTCTCGGTGGATGAGGACCTGCTCCGTGGCTGGAATTCCacaaccttctcttctgcaaTCAAAG AGACTGCAACCTCAGCGCCCGCCCTGCCCCGCATCGTCCATGAGCCCATCAGGTGCACGTGCTCCATGCAGGGGACTggcttctcctgccccagcgGCGTGGGGGGCCACCCCCCACAGATGAAGGTGGTGACAGGGGACATTCTGGCTGACATCACAGGGCGCAACGTCTCTGAGTATTTACTCTACACCTCGGACCGCTTCCGCCTGCACAG GTACGGGGCACTCACTTTTGGCAATGTCCAGAAATCCATCCCGGCTTCCTTTGGAGCCAGGGCTCCTGCCACAGTGCGCAAGATCGCCGTCCGGAGAACGGCCCAG GTCTTCTACAACAACAAGGGCTACCACAGCATGCCCACCTACCTCAACGCACTCAACAACGCCATCCTGCGAGCCAACTTGCCCAAGAGCAAAGGCAACCCTGCTGCCTACG GCATCACGGTCACCAACCACCCCATGAACAAGACAAGTGCCAGCCTGTCGCTGGATTATCT CCTTCAAGGCACAGATGTGGTGATTGCCATCTTCATCATTGTGGCCATGTCCTTCGTGCCAGCCAGCTTTGTGGTGTTCTTGGTGGCCGAAAAGGCCACCAAGGCCAAGCACCTGCAGTTCGTGAGTGGCTGTGACCCTGTCATCTACTGGTTGGCCAACTACGTGTGGGACATG CTGAACTACCTGGTGCCAGCCACATGCTGCATCATCATCCTGTTCGTGTTCGACCTCCCAGCGTACACCTCACCCACCAATTTCCCCGCcgtcctctccctcttcctgctTTACGG CTGGTCCATCACACCTATCATGTACCCTGCCTCCTTCTGGTTTGAGGTGCCCAGCTCTGCCTACGTTTTTCTCATCGTCATCAACCTCTTCATTGGCATCACGGCCACTGTCGCCACGTTCCTGCTGCAGCTCTTTGAGCATGACAAG GATCTGAAGTTGGTGAACAGCTACCTGAAGAGCTGCTTCCTCGTATTCCCTAACTACAACCTGGGCCACGGCTTGATGGAGATGGCCTACAATGAGTACATCAACGAATACTACGCCAAGATTG GGCAGTTCGATAAAATGAAATCACCCTTTGAATGGGACATCGTGACGCGCGGGCTGGTTGCCATGACAATCGAAGGCTTTGTTGGCTTCTTTATCACCATCATGTGCCAGTACAACTTCTTCCGGAAGCCCCA GCGGCTGCCCGTCTCCACCAAACCCATTGAGGACGACATTGATGTGGCCAATGAGCGACACCGTGTCCTGCGCGGCGATGCTGACAATGACATGCTGAAGATTGAAAACCTCACCAAG GTATACAAGTCCCGCAAGATTGGGCGCATCCTGGCCGTGGACCGGCTGTGCGTGGGCGTGCGGCCCGGGGAGTGCTTTGGGCTACTGGGTGTCAATGGCGCGGGCAAGACAACCACTTTCAAGATGCTGACGGGCGACGAGAGCACCACAGGCGGAGAGGCCTTTGTTAACGGGCACAG CATCCTGAAGGAGCTCCTGCAGGTCCAGCAGAGCTTGGGTTACTGCCCCCAGTTTGATGCGCTTTTCGATGAGCTGACGGCGCAGGAGCACCTGGAGCTCTACACACGCTTGCGCGGCATCCCCTGGAAGGACGAGGAGCGG GTGGTCAAGTGGGCACTGAAGAAGCTGGAGCTGACCAAGTATGCCAACAAGCCCGCCAGCACCTACAGCGGAGGCAACAAGAGGAAGTTGTCCACAGCTATTGCGCTGATCGGATACCCAGCCTTTATCTTCCTG GATGAGCCCACTACAGGGATGGACCCCAAGGCACGGCGCTTCCTCTGGAACCTCATCCTGGATGTCCTCAAAACGGGGCGCTCTGTGGTGCTCACGTCCCACAG CATGGAGGAGTGTGAGGCGCTCTGCACCCGCCTGGCCATCATGGTGAATGGGCGGCTCAAGTGTCTTGGCAGCATCCAGCACCTGAAGAACCG GTTTGGAGATGGCTACATGATCACGGTGCGCACAAAGTCTAGTCTCAACATCAAGGAGGTGGTGAGGTTCTTCAACCGCAACTTCCCCGAGGCCGTCCTCAAG GAGCGGCACCACACCAAGGCCCAGTACCAGCTGAAGTCGGACCAGATCTCGCTGGCGCAGGTCTTCAGCAAGATGGAGCAAGTGGTGGACGTGCTGGGCATTGAAGACTACTCCGTCAGCCAGACCACGCTGGACAAC GTGTTCGTGAATTTTGCTAAGAAGCAAAGTGACAACCTGGAACAGCAGGAGACAAGCCCCAGCTGTGCCCTGCAGTCGCCCCTGGAGCGCGTGCTGAGCCTGCTGCGCCCCCGGGCTGCCCCCACCGAGCTGCGGGCCCTGGtggtggaggagcaggaggaccTGGAAACAGACGACGAGGGCCTCATCAGCTTCGAGGAGGAGAGG GCTCAGCTCTCCTTCAACACGGACACTCTGTGCTGA